Proteins from one Sphingopyxis terrae subsp. terrae NBRC 15098 genomic window:
- the ftsY gene encoding signal recognition particle-docking protein FtsY encodes MSGPSWSERLLGGFRRTSERLGENLAGLTGKSRLDEDDLDRIEEALITADLGPGMAARIRDRLSERRDIAANGTDELRRVVAEEIAAVLRPVAEPLEIDAFPRPQVILVIGVNGSGKTTTIAKLAHLFQEQDYGVMLVAGDTFRAAAIGQLKVWAERLGVPIVTGPEGGDAAGIVFDAVKQATATGIDVLIVDTAGRLQNKRELMDELAKIKRVLGRLNPAAPHDVVLVLDATTGQNALSQIDVFRDVAGVTGLVMTKLDGTARGGVLVAAAERHGLPIHAIGIGETIDDLRPFDPDEIAGIIAGNIR; translated from the coding sequence ATGAGCGGACCGAGCTGGAGCGAGCGGCTGCTCGGCGGCTTTCGGCGCACGTCGGAACGGCTTGGCGAAAATCTGGCCGGGCTGACGGGCAAGTCGCGCCTCGACGAAGACGACCTCGACCGAATCGAGGAAGCGCTGATTACCGCCGACCTTGGCCCCGGCATGGCGGCGCGTATCCGCGACCGCCTGTCCGAACGCCGCGACATTGCCGCTAACGGCACCGACGAATTGCGCCGGGTCGTGGCCGAGGAGATTGCGGCGGTGCTGCGTCCGGTCGCCGAGCCGCTGGAAATCGATGCTTTCCCGCGCCCCCAGGTCATTTTGGTGATCGGGGTCAACGGGTCGGGCAAGACCACGACCATCGCGAAGCTCGCGCATCTGTTCCAGGAACAGGATTATGGCGTGATGCTGGTCGCCGGCGACACCTTCCGCGCTGCCGCGATCGGCCAGCTCAAGGTGTGGGCCGAACGGCTGGGCGTGCCGATCGTCACCGGACCCGAAGGCGGCGATGCGGCGGGCATCGTGTTCGATGCGGTCAAGCAGGCGACCGCGACGGGCATCGACGTGCTGATCGTCGACACCGCCGGGCGGCTTCAGAACAAGCGCGAACTGATGGACGAGCTTGCCAAGATCAAGCGCGTGCTCGGCCGCCTCAACCCCGCAGCACCGCACGACGTCGTGCTCGTTCTCGACGCGACCACCGGGCAGAATGCGCTATCGCAGATCGACGTGTTCCGTGACGTGGCGGGCGTGACCGGGCTCGTGATGACCAAGCTAGACGGCACCGCGCGCGGCGGCGTCCTCGTCGCCGCGGCCGAACGCCATGGCCTGCCCATCCACGCGATCGGCATCGGCGAAACGATCGACGATCTGCGTCCCTTCGACCCCGACGAGATCGCGGGCATCATTGCAGGAAATATCCGATGA
- a CDS encoding inner membrane-spanning protein YciB translates to MSEPLDQLPGGPEAVPAAPPAKHGWLNFAIDFGPLLVFFLTYKFTAGGQGAFAATAGAIKGTIAFMVAILVAMGISKWKLGRISPMLWMSGILVIGFGALTVYLHDPKFIVMKPTIIYAVFALMLLGGWWFKKPMLKYLLQSALDGMTERGWLLLSRNWGLFFAALGIANHVMYVLIEAGRMSFDTWLTIKVWGVTALSFLFTLTQVPVMLKNGLAVPEED, encoded by the coding sequence ATGAGCGAACCGCTCGACCAGCTACCCGGCGGCCCCGAAGCCGTCCCCGCCGCGCCGCCCGCCAAGCATGGCTGGCTGAACTTCGCGATCGATTTCGGGCCGCTGCTGGTGTTTTTCCTGACCTACAAGTTCACCGCCGGCGGCCAGGGCGCCTTCGCGGCGACTGCGGGCGCGATCAAGGGCACGATCGCCTTCATGGTCGCGATCCTCGTTGCGATGGGCATCTCGAAATGGAAGCTCGGGCGGATTTCGCCGATGCTGTGGATGTCGGGTATCCTCGTCATCGGGTTCGGCGCGCTGACCGTCTATCTCCACGATCCCAAATTCATCGTGATGAAGCCGACGATCATCTATGCCGTCTTCGCGCTGATGCTGCTCGGCGGCTGGTGGTTCAAGAAACCGATGCTCAAATATCTGCTCCAGTCGGCGCTCGACGGGATGACCGAACGCGGCTGGCTGCTGCTGTCGCGCAACTGGGGCCTGTTCTTCGCCGCGCTCGGCATCGCAAACCATGTGATGTACGTGCTCATCGAAGCCGGGCGGATGAGTTTCGATACTTGGCTGACGATCAAGGTCTGGGGCGTGACCGCCCTGTCCTTCCTCTTCACGCTGACGCAGGTGCCGGTGATGCTGAAGAACGGGCTGGCGGTTCCGGAAGAAGATTAA
- a CDS encoding gamma carbonic anhydrase family protein, producing the protein MTYTDVSIISVNGKSPQIDPSAFIAPGCRIIGDVTIGADVSIWYNCVLRADVSHIVIGARSNIQDGSVVHCDGPMPGRPEGYPTIIGEDVLIGHMAMVHGCMLADRAFVGLKATVMNGCRIGSDAMLAAGALLTENKEIPDRELWAGSPARRVREIGDAQAAGMQMGVAHYVLNGRMHKAAIDG; encoded by the coding sequence ATGACCTACACCGACGTCAGCATCATCAGCGTCAACGGCAAGTCGCCGCAGATCGACCCGAGCGCCTTCATTGCGCCGGGTTGCCGGATCATCGGCGACGTGACGATCGGCGCCGATGTCAGCATCTGGTATAATTGCGTGCTGCGCGCCGACGTCAGCCATATCGTTATCGGCGCGCGGTCGAATATCCAGGACGGCAGCGTCGTGCACTGCGACGGCCCGATGCCGGGCCGCCCCGAAGGCTATCCGACGATCATCGGCGAGGATGTGCTGATCGGTCATATGGCGATGGTGCATGGCTGCATGCTCGCCGACCGCGCCTTCGTCGGATTGAAGGCGACGGTGATGAACGGCTGCCGCATCGGCAGCGACGCGATGCTCGCGGCGGGCGCGCTGCTGACCGAGAATAAAGAGATTCCCGACCGCGAACTATGGGCCGGGTCGCCCGCGCGCCGGGTGCGCGAAATCGGCGACGCGCAGGCGGCGGGAATGCAGATGGGCGTTGCCCACTATGTCCTCAACGGACGGATGCACAAGGCGGCGATCGACGGCTGA
- a CDS encoding spermidine synthase, with protein sequence MTVADRGPRRLLFVLTILVGSFLLFLVQPMVARMVLPRLGGAPAVWNSAMLVYQALLLGGYAYAHWLGRFAVRRQAMIHLGLLLVAALWLPVGLARIAPPAPGQEALWVPLLLFASIGPVFFAVSAQAPLMQRWFAADPRAGDPYFLYAASNLGSFAGLISYPALVEPLLPLEKQSIGWTLGYVLLFMLVAAAAAARWGRGPESAQPTDTAGDEARPDWRRQVHWLLIAAVPSGLMLSTTTHLTTDIVAMPLLWVLPLGLYLFSFVIAFSSWTSLTNVIVTIAPALLLVVGGQALLGTGGGTMLVALASLVMLFVVATALHGYLYFLRPGPRYLTLFYLIMSAGGVLGGAFAALVAPLVFNWVYEHPVLVLAAAMLLPLPALLPWEKWLGLRRPLPVVVALVAIAAFASWKLVETWDGTLHGAHVVWAAIIVAVGLLVIRWRWAYVAALFLLMLGFGGVQTLEKGRDGMRVRSYFGIYTVTDDRYHQQRRLAHGTTLHGLQRTTPGHELDPTTYYGHQSGVGLTLDRLPELAGPDAAVGIVGLGTGTLSCYRKAGQHWTIFEIDPVMADIARDPTKFTFLSRCAADTPIVIGDARLQIAKLPPARFDVLVIDAFSSDAIPLHLLTREAFDAYTRALRPGGILLVHISNRFFDLEPVLAAEARGRGWSAAIRLDPGPEDSEFGDLTGSNWVALTATPARLGQLTHGLRPRQNAAANDTWVALRSEAGFERWTDDYASTLPILLWGNLIGKHE encoded by the coding sequence ATGACCGTCGCCGACCGTGGGCCGCGTCGGCTCCTGTTCGTTCTGACCATATTGGTCGGCAGTTTCCTGCTCTTCCTCGTTCAGCCGATGGTCGCACGCATGGTGCTGCCGCGGCTCGGCGGGGCGCCGGCGGTGTGGAACAGCGCGATGCTCGTCTATCAGGCGCTGCTCCTTGGCGGTTATGCCTATGCGCATTGGCTCGGGCGTTTCGCGGTGCGGCGGCAGGCGATGATCCATCTCGGCCTGCTGCTCGTTGCCGCGCTGTGGCTGCCGGTCGGCCTTGCACGGATCGCACCGCCGGCGCCGGGGCAGGAGGCGCTGTGGGTGCCGCTCCTGCTCTTTGCCTCCATCGGACCGGTCTTTTTCGCGGTTTCGGCGCAGGCGCCGTTGATGCAGCGTTGGTTCGCCGCCGATCCGCGCGCCGGCGATCCCTATTTCCTCTATGCGGCTTCGAATCTGGGCAGCTTCGCCGGGCTGATCAGTTATCCCGCGCTCGTCGAACCGCTGCTGCCGCTCGAGAAGCAGAGCATCGGCTGGACGCTGGGCTATGTTCTGCTGTTCATGCTGGTTGCGGCCGCCGCCGCGGCGCGCTGGGGGCGCGGCCCGGAAAGCGCCCAGCCGACTGACACGGCCGGCGACGAAGCCAGGCCGGACTGGCGGCGACAGGTGCATTGGCTGTTGATCGCCGCGGTTCCGTCGGGCCTGATGCTGTCGACGACGACGCATCTTACGACCGATATCGTCGCGATGCCTTTGCTCTGGGTATTGCCGCTCGGGCTGTATCTGTTCAGCTTCGTGATCGCTTTTTCCAGCTGGACGTCGCTCACCAACGTCATCGTCACGATCGCCCCGGCGCTGCTGCTGGTCGTCGGCGGACAGGCGCTGCTCGGAACGGGCGGCGGAACGATGCTCGTCGCGCTGGCGAGCCTCGTCATGCTGTTCGTCGTCGCGACCGCGCTTCACGGCTATCTCTATTTCCTGCGGCCGGGACCGCGGTATCTGACCCTGTTCTATCTGATCATGTCGGCGGGGGGCGTCCTTGGCGGCGCCTTCGCGGCGCTGGTGGCGCCGCTCGTCTTCAACTGGGTCTATGAGCATCCGGTGCTCGTGCTTGCCGCGGCGATGCTTTTGCCGTTGCCTGCATTGCTGCCGTGGGAAAAATGGCTGGGACTGCGCCGCCCGCTACCCGTCGTCGTCGCATTGGTCGCGATTGCCGCCTTCGCATCGTGGAAGCTTGTGGAGACCTGGGACGGGACGCTGCACGGCGCGCATGTCGTCTGGGCGGCGATCATCGTGGCGGTCGGTCTGCTCGTCATTCGCTGGCGCTGGGCCTATGTTGCCGCGCTCTTCCTCTTGATGCTCGGATTCGGGGGCGTCCAGACGCTCGAAAAGGGGCGCGACGGGATGCGGGTGCGCAGCTATTTCGGCATCTACACCGTCACCGACGATCGCTATCATCAGCAGCGGCGGCTCGCGCATGGCACGACGCTGCACGGACTCCAGCGCACGACGCCCGGCCACGAACTCGATCCGACCACCTATTATGGCCATCAGTCGGGGGTCGGCCTGACGCTCGACAGGCTGCCCGAACTCGCCGGGCCCGATGCCGCGGTCGGCATCGTCGGCCTGGGGACGGGAACCTTGTCCTGCTATCGCAAGGCGGGGCAGCACTGGACGATCTTCGAAATCGACCCGGTCATGGCCGATATCGCGCGCGATCCCACCAAATTCACCTTCCTGTCGCGCTGCGCCGCCGATACGCCGATCGTGATCGGCGACGCGCGCCTGCAGATCGCGAAGCTGCCGCCCGCGCGCTTCGATGTGCTGGTCATCGACGCCTTTTCGTCGGACGCAATCCCGCTGCATCTGCTGACGCGCGAGGCGTTTGACGCCTATACGCGCGCGCTGCGCCCCGGCGGCATCCTGCTCGTCCATATCTCGAACCGCTTCTTCGATCTCGAACCCGTGCTCGCCGCCGAGGCGCGAGGCCGCGGGTGGAGCGCGGCGATCCGGCTCGACCCCGGCCCGGAGGATAGCGAGTTCGGTGATCTCACCGGATCGAACTGGGTGGCGCTGACGGCGACGCCTGCCCGCCTTGGCCAGTTGACGCACGGCCTGCGCCCCCGTCAGAATGCCGCCGCGAACGATACCTGGGTCGCGCTGCGTAGCGAGGCGGGGTTCGAGCGCTGGACCGACGATTATGCGTCCACGCTACCGATACTTCTCTGGGGCAATCTGATCGGGAAACATGAATGA
- a CDS encoding GNAT family N-acetyltransferase: MIETERLVLRSWRESDLAPFQQICSDPDVMATLGPPLDMAATATRIEWMQRHESEHGHCFWALERREDARLIGWCGVIRGDIDPVRDMLEIGWRLARDCWGAGYASEAARAATAWSFANRDDDEIRAITWEGNGRSRAVMERLGMGYCTGLDFDHPKLDAGDRLRRHVTYSLSRADWLRV, translated from the coding sequence ATGATCGAAACCGAGCGACTGGTTTTGCGGTCTTGGCGCGAAAGCGATCTCGCGCCCTTTCAGCAAATTTGCAGCGATCCCGATGTGATGGCAACGCTTGGGCCGCCGCTTGACATGGCGGCTACGGCGACGCGGATCGAATGGATGCAGCGGCACGAAAGCGAGCATGGCCATTGCTTCTGGGCGCTCGAACGCCGCGAAGATGCGCGGCTGATCGGATGGTGCGGCGTGATCCGCGGCGATATCGATCCGGTGCGGGACATGCTCGAAATCGGTTGGCGCCTGGCACGCGATTGTTGGGGCGCCGGCTATGCGAGCGAGGCTGCCAGGGCCGCAACGGCGTGGAGTTTCGCCAATCGTGACGATGACGAAATTCGGGCCATCACGTGGGAGGGCAATGGTCGCAGCCGCGCGGTGATGGAGCGGCTCGGTATGGGCTATTGCACCGGGCTCGACTTCGATCATCCCAAGCTCGACGCGGGCGACCGATTGCGCCGCCATGTTACCTATTCGCTTTCTCGCGCAGATTGGCTTCGCGTATGA
- the hemB gene encoding porphobilinogen synthase: MTHAAFPDLRLRRTRRTAWSRAMVRETQLTPANLIWPLFVCQGDGVEEPITSLPGVSRWSVDLLVARARDAVDAGIPCLALFPYTQPDRRSEDGAEALNPDNLMCRATAAIKDALGDAIGVLTDVALDPYTSHGQDGLIDAAGYVLNDETVEVLVGQALNQARAGADIIAPSDMMDGRIGAIREALEIEGFGHVQIMSYAAKYASAFYGPFRDAVGSRGLLKGDKKTYQMDPANVEEAMREVEQDLAEGADSVMVKPGLPYLDVVRAVKDAFAVPVYAYQVSGEYAMIEAAAAAGAGDRDALVLETLLAFRRAGASGVLSYHALHAARLLAA, translated from the coding sequence ATGACTCACGCCGCTTTCCCCGACCTGCGCCTGCGCCGCACCCGCCGAACCGCATGGAGCCGCGCGATGGTGCGCGAGACGCAGTTGACCCCCGCCAATCTGATCTGGCCGCTATTCGTCTGTCAGGGTGACGGCGTCGAAGAACCGATCACCAGCCTGCCTGGCGTTTCGCGATGGTCGGTCGACCTGCTCGTCGCGCGCGCGCGCGATGCGGTCGACGCGGGCATCCCCTGTCTTGCCCTCTTTCCCTATACGCAGCCCGACCGGCGCAGCGAGGATGGCGCCGAGGCGCTCAATCCCGACAATCTGATGTGCCGCGCAACCGCGGCGATCAAGGACGCGCTCGGCGATGCGATCGGCGTGCTGACCGACGTCGCGCTCGATCCCTATACCAGCCACGGGCAGGACGGGCTCATCGACGCGGCGGGCTATGTCCTCAACGACGAAACGGTCGAGGTGCTGGTCGGCCAGGCGCTCAACCAGGCGCGCGCGGGCGCCGACATCATCGCGCCCAGTGACATGATGGACGGTCGCATCGGTGCGATCCGCGAAGCGCTGGAGATCGAGGGCTTCGGTCATGTCCAGATCATGAGCTATGCCGCCAAATATGCGTCGGCCTTCTATGGTCCCTTCCGCGATGCGGTGGGGTCGCGCGGGTTGCTGAAGGGCGACAAGAAAACCTATCAGATGGACCCCGCCAACGTCGAAGAGGCAATGCGCGAGGTCGAACAGGATCTGGCCGAGGGCGCAGACAGCGTGATGGTCAAGCCGGGCCTCCCGTATCTCGACGTGGTGCGCGCGGTGAAGGACGCTTTCGCGGTGCCAGTCTATGCCTATCAGGTGTCGGGCGAATATGCGATGATCGAGGCCGCCGCCGCGGCAGGCGCGGGCGACCGCGACGCGCTCGTCCTCGAAACCCTGCTCGCCTTCCGCCGCGCCGGCGCGTCGGGGGTTTTGAGCTATCACGCACTGCACGCGGCGAGGCTCCTCGCTGCATGA
- a CDS encoding M23 family metallopeptidase translates to MFQRHEPIAGMSGNAATLSMSQAISLRRVADEPPRALSWIDALRDRFAHIDLVPDLGDNIGSAEWWRGLATLTLLCGTAISTFPGLKPLEIGGAPALDASDFNEARAQMIVPIAYGGDTGRHMAATDAVRPLAQTPERPQIELTATLGQGDSFARVLERSGVGSPDAQAIASQVAGAVPLSDIAAGTRIDLILGRRAARTMPRPVDALAMRARFDLRIEMERIDGRLVMRRIPIAVDNTPLRIRGRVGDSLYRSARAAGAPPEAIQSYLRVISRQISVGSDIRSSDEFDIILDHRRAETGESETGKLLYAGLVRGGKPKLSMIEWTVDGRTQWYEASGIGQQRGGMIRPTNGRITSTFGMRRHPILGYTRMHSGVDFGGGYGAPIYAVSDGVVTIAGRTGGFGNYVKLNHGAGLGTGYGHMSRIAVRPGQHVNRGQVIGYIGSSGLSTGPHLHYEVYRNGVAVNPLSVSFVTRAQLEGKALADFRARIRQLTSVSVGAALAPVAARPAEGRKLGSLADTASKRAGEGI, encoded by the coding sequence TTGTTTCAGCGTCACGAACCCATCGCGGGTATGTCGGGCAATGCCGCGACCCTGTCGATGTCGCAGGCGATTTCGCTGCGCCGTGTTGCCGACGAGCCGCCCCGCGCGCTGTCCTGGATCGACGCGCTGCGCGACCGTTTCGCGCATATCGACCTCGTCCCCGACCTTGGCGACAATATCGGATCGGCGGAATGGTGGCGCGGGCTGGCCACGCTCACCTTGCTCTGCGGCACGGCCATATCGACCTTTCCGGGGCTGAAGCCGCTCGAGATCGGCGGCGCTCCGGCGCTCGACGCATCGGACTTCAACGAAGCGCGTGCGCAGATGATCGTGCCGATCGCCTATGGCGGCGATACCGGGCGCCATATGGCGGCAACCGACGCGGTGCGCCCGCTGGCCCAGACGCCCGAACGGCCGCAGATCGAACTCACCGCGACACTGGGGCAAGGCGATAGCTTCGCCCGCGTGCTCGAACGCTCGGGCGTCGGCAGCCCCGATGCGCAGGCGATCGCCAGCCAGGTCGCGGGCGCCGTCCCGCTGTCCGATATTGCCGCGGGAACGCGCATCGACCTGATCCTCGGCCGCCGCGCCGCACGCACGATGCCGCGCCCGGTCGATGCACTCGCGATGCGGGCGCGCTTCGACCTTCGGATCGAGATGGAGCGCATCGACGGCCGGTTGGTGATGCGCCGCATCCCGATCGCGGTCGACAATACGCCGCTGCGCATTCGCGGCCGGGTCGGCGACAGCCTCTATCGCTCGGCGCGCGCCGCTGGCGCGCCGCCCGAGGCGATCCAATCCTATCTGCGCGTGATCAGCCGCCAGATTTCGGTCGGCAGCGATATTCGCTCATCGGACGAATTCGACATCATCCTCGACCATCGCCGCGCCGAAACGGGCGAGAGCGAGACTGGCAAGCTGCTTTACGCCGGGCTGGTGCGCGGCGGAAAGCCGAAGCTGTCGATGATCGAATGGACCGTCGACGGCCGAACCCAATGGTATGAGGCCTCGGGCATCGGGCAGCAGCGCGGCGGCATGATCCGTCCGACGAACGGCCGCATCACCTCGACCTTCGGCATGCGCCGCCATCCGATCCTCGGCTATACGCGCATGCATAGCGGCGTCGATTTCGGCGGCGGTTACGGCGCGCCCATCTATGCGGTCAGCGACGGCGTGGTGACGATCGCGGGGCGGACCGGCGGTTTCGGCAATTATGTGAAACTGAACCATGGCGCCGGTCTCGGCACCGGTTACGGCCATATGAGCCGCATTGCGGTGCGCCCCGGCCAGCATGTCAATCGCGGTCAGGTCATCGGCTATATCGGGTCGAGTGGCCTATCGACCGGCCCGCATCTTCACTATGAAGTCTACCGCAACGGCGTCGCGGTGAACCCGCTGTCGGTCAGCTTCGTGACGCGCGCACAGCTCGAAGGCAAGGCGCTCGCCGACTTCCGTGCCCGCATTCGCCAGCTCACCTCGGTCTCGGTCGGCGCCGCGCTGGCGCCGGTCGCCGCCCGGCCTGCCGAAGGACGGAAGCTCGGTTCGCTCGCCGACACCGCGTCGAAGCGGGCCGGCGAAGGGATCTGA
- a CDS encoding helicase-related protein, giving the protein MPSHSSHPVKAVLGPTNTGKTHLAVERLTAHASGMIGFPLRLLAREVYDRVVAIKGSAQVALVTGEERIWPAEARYVLGTMEALPVDRDVAFVGIDEAQLGADPERGHVFTDRVLRARGREETMILGSASIKGLVRDLVPEIEVISRPRFSTLSYAGAAKLSRLPKRSAIVAFSAEEVYAIAEMLRRFSGGAAVVMGALSPKTRNAQVAMFEAGEVDYLVATDAIGMGLNLDVQHVAFASLQKFDGRRVRRLTISEMAQIAGRAGRHQQDGSFGTVGQPQGGFTPEEIAAIEGHHFPPLTSLFWRNPAPRFDTLDTLIADLARPPEHKALRPAPEAVDIAVLKHLASDMEVRARAGEAAAVQRLWDVCGLPDFEQLGPEHHSRTVLKLWQWRTSGNGMIDPDWFARRLARLDQVDGDIDQLASRIAAVRTLCFIAQRGDWIEGGAGWTERTQDLESRLSDALHAALAQRFVDRRLALLIRDAGQRHAALPVAVGADGTVAVDGEAIGTLKGFQFKVDPGARASDHRLLLAAAEKHLRAELARRAALLASGEDQAIELVSEAGAPPRLAWHGQTIATLARGPTLVQPAIQIDPSLRRLEPQQVQAIAERLQIFVAEQLARHAAPLAAMGEAAGDLFTPPHVRALLAALVDGGGMAPRAQVEAQLGAMSADERPYLRRLGLTVGSLDLFHHLLLKPEAVRWRAALLAAQQGSAPIPALPPQGAVLQKTGNHGGLRIAGFRRCASGWLRIDMAEKLARQAHAARLKASHPPTEPVAGAAEHHADHSDGADEGQGVSAAPPPGFIIDPALATSLGLDEETRRALLQAFGFRSVGDPALQRWRWSGLKAADKRKRRKHKVGDNRPEAKAAPSTDGHPARHRAKPGKTGKPTTAKGQRPQGQQQGKAGVRPPRTDRPERPVRRGPSPNSPFAGLAALMAEARKD; this is encoded by the coding sequence ATGCCGTCCCACTCCTCCCACCCGGTCAAGGCTGTCCTTGGCCCCACCAACACCGGCAAAACCCATTTGGCGGTCGAGCGCCTGACGGCGCACGCCAGCGGAATGATCGGTTTTCCGCTGCGCCTGCTGGCGCGCGAGGTCTATGACCGGGTTGTCGCCATCAAAGGGTCGGCGCAGGTCGCGCTCGTCACCGGCGAGGAACGCATCTGGCCTGCCGAAGCGCGCTATGTGCTGGGCACGATGGAGGCGCTGCCGGTCGACCGCGACGTCGCCTTCGTCGGCATCGACGAGGCGCAGCTCGGCGCCGACCCCGAGCGAGGCCATGTCTTCACCGACCGCGTGCTGCGCGCGCGCGGCCGCGAAGAGACGATGATCCTTGGTTCGGCGAGCATCAAGGGGCTGGTGCGCGATCTGGTTCCCGAAATCGAGGTGATCAGCAGGCCGCGCTTTTCGACGCTGAGCTATGCCGGTGCCGCGAAGCTGTCGCGCCTGCCCAAACGATCGGCGATCGTCGCCTTCTCGGCCGAGGAGGTTTATGCGATCGCCGAGATGCTGCGCCGCTTCTCAGGCGGCGCCGCGGTGGTCATGGGGGCGCTCAGCCCCAAGACGCGCAACGCGCAGGTCGCGATGTTCGAAGCGGGCGAAGTCGACTATCTCGTCGCCACCGACGCGATCGGCATGGGGCTGAACCTCGACGTCCAGCATGTCGCTTTCGCGAGCCTGCAGAAATTCGACGGCCGTCGGGTCCGCCGTCTGACCATATCGGAAATGGCGCAGATTGCCGGACGCGCCGGGCGGCACCAGCAGGACGGCAGTTTCGGCACTGTCGGTCAGCCACAGGGCGGCTTCACGCCTGAGGAAATCGCCGCGATCGAAGGGCATCATTTCCCGCCGCTGACCAGCCTGTTCTGGCGCAATCCGGCGCCGCGCTTCGATACGCTCGACACGCTGATCGCCGACCTTGCGCGGCCGCCGGAGCACAAGGCGCTGCGCCCCGCCCCCGAGGCCGTGGATATTGCGGTGCTCAAGCATCTGGCGAGCGACATGGAGGTGCGTGCACGCGCTGGCGAAGCCGCTGCGGTGCAGCGCCTGTGGGACGTGTGCGGCCTCCCCGATTTCGAACAGCTCGGCCCCGAACATCATAGCCGCACCGTCCTCAAGCTGTGGCAGTGGCGCACGAGCGGCAACGGGATGATCGACCCCGACTGGTTCGCGCGCCGCCTCGCGCGGCTCGACCAGGTTGACGGCGATATCGACCAGCTCGCAAGCCGCATCGCCGCGGTCCGCACCTTATGCTTTATCGCCCAGCGCGGCGACTGGATCGAAGGCGGCGCCGGATGGACGGAGCGCACGCAGGACCTCGAATCGCGATTGTCCGACGCGCTGCATGCGGCGCTCGCGCAGCGCTTTGTTGATCGCCGCCTTGCGCTGCTGATCCGCGATGCGGGGCAGCGCCACGCCGCGCTGCCGGTCGCGGTCGGCGCCGACGGCACCGTCGCCGTCGACGGCGAAGCGATCGGGACGCTCAAAGGCTTTCAGTTCAAGGTCGACCCCGGCGCGCGCGCCAGCGATCACCGCCTGTTGCTCGCCGCCGCCGAGAAGCATCTGCGCGCCGAACTCGCGCGCCGCGCCGCGCTGCTCGCAAGCGGCGAGGACCAGGCGATCGAACTGGTCAGCGAAGCCGGCGCCCCGCCGCGGCTCGCCTGGCACGGCCAGACGATCGCGACACTCGCGCGCGGCCCGACGCTTGTACAGCCGGCAATCCAGATCGACCCGTCGCTGCGGCGGCTCGAACCGCAGCAGGTGCAGGCGATTGCCGAGCGGCTGCAGATTTTCGTCGCCGAACAGCTCGCGCGCCACGCCGCGCCGCTGGCCGCGATGGGCGAAGCGGCCGGCGACCTCTTCACCCCGCCGCACGTCCGCGCGCTGCTCGCCGCGCTCGTCGATGGCGGCGGCATGGCGCCGCGCGCGCAGGTCGAGGCGCAACTGGGCGCGATGAGCGCGGACGAACGCCCCTATCTGCGCAGGCTCGGGCTGACCGTCGGGTCGCTCGACCTATTTCATCACCTGCTGCTCAAGCCCGAAGCCGTGCGTTGGCGCGCCGCGCTGCTCGCGGCGCAACAAGGAAGCGCGCCGATCCCGGCGCTCCCGCCGCAGGGCGCGGTGCTGCAGAAGACCGGCAACCACGGCGGGCTGCGCATTGCAGGCTTTCGCCGCTGTGCTTCGGGCTGGCTGCGCATCGACATGGCCGAAAAGCTGGCGCGCCAGGCCCATGCCGCGCGCCTGAAGGCCTCGCATCCGCCGACCGAGCCCGTCGCGGGTGCAGCCGAACATCATGCCGACCATTCCGACGGCGCCGACGAAGGTCAGGGGGTTTCGGCCGCGCCGCCGCCCGGCTTCATCATCGACCCGGCGCTCGCCACATCGCTCGGGCTTGACGAGGAAACGCGCCGCGCGCTGCTGCAGGCGTTCGGCTTTCGCAGCGTCGGCGATCCCGCGCTCCAGCGCTGGCGCTGGTCGGGGCTTAAGGCCGCCGACAAGCGCAAGCGGCGCAAGCACAAGGTGGGCGACAATCGGCCTGAAGCAAAGGCCGCGCCCTCTACCGACGGACACCCGGCGCGGCACCGAGCCAAGCCGGGCAAGACCGGCAAGCCGACCACGGCAAAGGGTCAGCGGCCCCAAGGGCAGCAGCAGGGCAAAGCCGGGGTGCGGCCACCACGAACCGACCGTCCCGAGCGCCCGGTCCGGCGCGGCCCGTCGCCGAACAGCCCCTTCGCCGGGCTGGCCGCGCTAATGGCAGAGGCGCGCAAGGACTGA
- a CDS encoding RNA-binding S4 domain-containing protein, with amino-acid sequence MASPGAAGSIRLDKLLWYLRFARSRSIAQAMVAAGHIRLDGRRVSRASVAVHPGATIVLPVGERIEVIRLLTLPPRRGPAPEAQACYERLAPAPASRGNESDSQLAADH; translated from the coding sequence ATGGCGAGCCCCGGCGCAGCAGGCAGCATCCGGCTCGACAAGCTGCTCTGGTATTTGCGCTTCGCGCGCTCGCGCAGCATCGCGCAGGCGATGGTCGCGGCGGGCCATATCCGTCTCGACGGCCGCCGTGTCAGCCGCGCGTCGGTCGCGGTCCATCCCGGCGCGACGATCGTGCTGCCGGTCGGCGAACGCATCGAGGTGATCCGCCTCCTGACCCTGCCGCCACGCCGCGGTCCCGCGCCCGAAGCGCAGGCTTGTTACGAACGACTGGCCCCTGCGCCGGCCTCCCGGGGAAATGAGAGTGATTCGCAACTGGCGGCGGACCATTGA